In Streptomyces liangshanensis, the DNA window GCGACGACATCGCCACCGAGTACTCCGCGCTCATGTCGAAGGTCGTCGCCGACGGCACGCTCAAGGTGAAGTTCCCCATCAACGAGCCCGCCGTCGCCAAGAAGAAGTCGCAGATCGACGAGTACCTGGAGTTCTACGGCGGCGCCGGCGTCCAGCACATCGCGCTCGCGACGAACGACATCGTCGCGTCCGTACGGGCCATGCGGGCCGCGGGCGTCCAGTTCCTCGACACCCCCGACTCGTACTACGACACGCTCGGCGAGTGGGCCGGTGACACGCGCGTCCCCGTCGAGACGCTGCGCGAGCTCAAGATCCTGGTCGACCGCGACGAGGACGGCTACCTGCTCCAGATCTTCACCAAGCCCGTCCAGGACCGACCGACGGTCTTCTTCGAAATGATCGAACGGCACGGTTCGATGGGCTTCGGGAAGGGCAACTTCAAGGCGCTCTTCGAGGCGATCGAGCGCGAGCAGGAGAAGCGCGGCAATCTCTGACGCGCGGCTTCCGCGCGGGTGTGGAACGCCGGACGGCCCCACGGAAACTGACCCGTGGGGCCGTACCCGTACCCGCGACAGCGAGTACGGCGACCGGCCCTACTCCACCTTCGCCGAAAGACCGGAAGCCGAGCCCGAGCCCGAGCCCGAGCCCGAGCCGGAACCGGACCCCGAACTCGCCTTCCCCGCCTTCCCGTACATGTCCTTGGGACCACCCCCCGCCGGTTCCCCCAGCGCGTCCAGCGCCTCACGCGCCTTCGGCGCCAGCAGCGGCGAGAAGGCCGGATGGGTACGCAGCGCCTCCTCGATGTGACGGCGCGCGGCACCGTCCATCTCCAGCGAGCGTTCGATCTCCCCCCGGTGGTACGAGAACAGGGCGCTGCGCCTGCCCTGTTCGGTCGCCTTCTTCGCGTACGAGAGGGCCTCCTTGCCCTCACCCGTACGGAACAGCGCCCACCCCAGCGCGTCCGCCACGTCCATGCTCCGGTGCTGCCGCGCCCACTCCGCCCGCAGCCGCTCCACCGCCGACTTCGGGTCCCCGTGGTCGGTCTCGAAGCGAGCGAGGACCAACTCCTCGTTCACGCCCTGCGCCTGAGCCTCCTCGGCCCGGGCCCGCAGCGCCGCGTACTGGCTCTGCGCGTCGCCGTCCAAGCCCTGCGCGTCGTACAACTCGCCCAGCTCCAAGGCGTACTCGGGCCTCGGGGTCTCCTCGATCGCCCGCTGGTACGTCGCGTACGCCTCGTCCGTACGGCCCAGCGCCGCCAGCGCCCTCGCCCGCCCCGCCAACGCCGCGGCGTGGTCCCGCACCGCCTTCAGCGCGGCGTCGTAGTGCCCCAGCGCCTCGGCCGGTTCACCCCGCTCCCAGGACAACTCGCCCTGCGTCCACAGCGCTTGGGCCTTCTCCGCCGGGGTGGCGGCGCGCGCCGTCGCCTCGACCGCCTTCGCCGCCGCGTCCTCGCGCCAGCCGCGGTCCCGGTAGACCACCGCGGCCCGCTCCAGCACGGGCGCGCCCGGCCGCAGCTTCTTGAGCCGGTCGAGCGCCTTGCCCGCCGCCTCGTAGTCGCCGAGACCGTTGTACGCGTCGATCAGGACCGGGTACGCCGCCCAGCGGCCGGGCTCCCGCTTCCGTACCTCCTCGCCCCACTTCCGGGCGGCGCCGTAGTCGTGCCGGGCGTTGGCGAGCGCGCCGAGACCGACCAGCGCGTCCGTACGGCCGGACGTGTCGGCGGACGCGCCCTTCCCCCGCGCGCCGGAGCCCGCGCCCCCCGAGCCCGAACCCGAACCCGACCCCGAACCCGCGCCCCCCGCCCCACCCGGCAGCACCTGGAGCGAGCGCCGCAACGCCCGGTCCGCCTGCGGGAAGGACGCCGGATCCGCCCGCCGTACCCCCCGCTCCACGTACGCCGAGCCGAGCACCGCCCACGCCCCGGCGTCCTCCGGATGCGTCCGCACCCGGTTCTCCCGCCCCCGGATGAGCGCGTTCAGGTCCGGCAGCGCCGCCGGCGCCCCCGCACCCACCGCGGCCATCGCACGGGCCTCGGGCCCGGGCGCGGGCGCCGGTTCCGCCCGCCGGTCCGGCACGAGCAGCAGGACACCGGCGACCAGCGCTCCGCCGACCCCGGCGGCCAGGGCCGCCCGTCTGACCTGCTTGAGCTGATCCGTTTTCATGGCATTCATGGTGATTACTGTGCGTCCATACGAAGAGCACACCCACTCCCGCGTGGTGGATCGCAGACGGGTTCACACCGATGGCCCCGGATGCGACGCTGGGATCATGGACGATCTCCTCGCACGGCTGCGGGCAGGACTGCCCGGCGAAGCCCTGATCACCGACCCCGACGTCACGGCGTCCTACGCCCACGACATGGCGAGCTTCTGCGAGGCGGGCACACCGGCGGTGGTGGTCCTGCCCCGCTCCGTCGAACAGGTCCAGCACGTGATGCGCACCGCCACCGCCCTGCGCGTCCCCGTCGTCCCGCAGGGCGCCCGCACCGGGCTGTCCGGGGCCGCCAATGCCTCGGACGGGTGCATCGTCCTCTCCCTCGTGAAGATGGACCGGATCCTGGAGATCAACCCGGTCGACCGGATCGCCGTCGTCGAGCCCGGCGTCGTCAACGCCACCCTCTCCCGCGCCGTCGGCGAACACGGACTCTTCTACCCGCCGGACCCCTCCAGCTGGGAGACGTGCACGATCGGCGGGAACATCGGCACCGCCTCCGGCGGCCTGTGCTGCGTCAAGTACGGCGTCACCGCCGAGTACGTCCTCGGCCTCGACGTCGTCCTCGCCGACGGGCGGCTGCTCACCACCGGCCGCCGTACGGCCAAGGGGGTCGCCGGGTACGACCTGACCCGCCTCTTCGTCGGCTCCGAGGGCAGCCTCGGCATCGTCGTCCGGGCCGTCCTCGCCCTGCGCCCCCAGCCGCCCCGGCAACTGGTCCTGGCCGCCGAGTTCAACAGCGCGGCCGCCGCGTGCGACGCCATCTGCCGGATCATGGAGAGCGGCCACACCCCGTCCCTGCTCGAACTCATGGACCGTACGACCGTCCGCGCCGTCAACACGATGGCGAACATGGGCCTCCCCGACACCACCGAGGCCCTCCTCCTCGCCGCCTTCGACACCCCCGACCCCGGGGCCGACCTGACGGCCGTCGGCCTGCTCTGCGAGGCGGCCGGCGCCACCGGGGTCGTCCCGGCGGAGGACACGGCCGAGTCCGAACTGCTGCTCCACGCCCGCCGGTTGGCCCTCCCCGCCCTGGAGGCGGTGAAGGGCACGACGATGATCGACGACGTCTGCGTACCCCGTTCGCGCCTCGGTGACCTGCTC includes these proteins:
- a CDS encoding FAD-binding oxidoreductase; its protein translation is MDDLLARLRAGLPGEALITDPDVTASYAHDMASFCEAGTPAVVVLPRSVEQVQHVMRTATALRVPVVPQGARTGLSGAANASDGCIVLSLVKMDRILEINPVDRIAVVEPGVVNATLSRAVGEHGLFYPPDPSSWETCTIGGNIGTASGGLCCVKYGVTAEYVLGLDVVLADGRLLTTGRRTAKGVAGYDLTRLFVGSEGSLGIVVRAVLALRPQPPRQLVLAAEFNSAAAACDAICRIMESGHTPSLLELMDRTTVRAVNTMANMGLPDTTEALLLAAFDTPDPGADLTAVGLLCEAAGATGVVPAEDTAESELLLHARRLALPALEAVKGTTMIDDVCVPRSRLGDLLEGIERIGEKYALTIGVCAHAGDGNTHPTVCFDAADPDESRRARESFDEIMALGLELGGTITGEHGVGVLKKDWLARELGPVGLELQRGIKRTFDPLGLLNPGKLF
- a CDS encoding tetratricopeptide repeat protein, with amino-acid sequence MKTDQLKQVRRAALAAGVGGALVAGVLLLVPDRRAEPAPAPGPEARAMAAVGAGAPAALPDLNALIRGRENRVRTHPEDAGAWAVLGSAYVERGVRRADPASFPQADRALRRSLQVLPGGAGGAGSGSGSGSGSGGAGSGARGKGASADTSGRTDALVGLGALANARHDYGAARKWGEEVRKREPGRWAAYPVLIDAYNGLGDYEAAGKALDRLKKLRPGAPVLERAAVVYRDRGWREDAAAKAVEATARAATPAEKAQALWTQGELSWERGEPAEALGHYDAALKAVRDHAAALAGRARALAALGRTDEAYATYQRAIEETPRPEYALELGELYDAQGLDGDAQSQYAALRARAEEAQAQGVNEELVLARFETDHGDPKSAVERLRAEWARQHRSMDVADALGWALFRTGEGKEALSYAKKATEQGRRSALFSYHRGEIERSLEMDGAARRHIEEALRTHPAFSPLLAPKAREALDALGEPAGGGPKDMYGKAGKASSGSGSGSGSGSGSGSASGLSAKVE